A section of the Parasteatoda tepidariorum isolate YZ-2023 chromosome 6, CAS_Ptep_4.0, whole genome shotgun sequence genome encodes:
- the LOC107452330 gene encoding dentin sialophosphoprotein-like, producing the protein MVNYFKIIGIWRFIYTLLFTLLLMTEHANCWPIEINGVGQDSVKNNPMHKRNEGGFGGSINFGAGIGVRGFGGSMTTGGSGELGISISNGRVGQFDGSIAHEGDTHDGIESERTGTGGSMTSGGTGNSAGIITSGGTGNINGIMTSGGTGNSAGIITSGGTGYISGIKTNEETEIIHRSMGSKKTKLSGSLVNVGSQMFIGGITSNLLGGSEGNMANLGTGSGIANERTGIESSITNDGTSDIDGIRKESGTIENKHDVSRVIDGSKASDRSIASGISIGFESNMAIAASEALEGNLTSVGPDAVGSSMTNGGTGFNSHKTSEVAEGSKQIKLTEGFEENDGNLSNAVFRSTDGSIADRQTKVDADRKNELTEVVDSSMISRKSESIDSRHVSGGIDSIILNKETGSIDGSLLSEASENIHRSNPNVKTKLDGSLTSEESKGYVGKIASERSEGFETVIKRERIEKFDDSKTSVSTGKFYDSKTSGSSGDLNTSKLGSSLLSEVSENIHRSNPNVKPKLDGSLTSEGSNGYVGKIARERSEGFETVMKSERIEKFDDSKTSVRTGKFYDSKSSGSSGDLNGSKLGGGSVNYRDNVANERSRVFDGSMESGGSERIDNSMVNGGREEADGRMIIGGTGRFGGIIASGGFEVFGNNMEGIKSGDKEREVLFKSKSSDLGLKGILGGGTVGFNNFARIENLEHETGNPAPFGIGNQNGLNKANGELRNSMNSATMRTRIPENGIFANGGIISRNGGLSRGVLIRNGGISDGFLARGDRIMSDGLSMGALGGGFSQKMNSFGGAIPQGAIVGSTGYRGRINNLSPVISRCTHHGSEGCSTKVEHTPRNGLSVTGQSRSMLDTRTEDNLKTFHSINKIKFLVPHKIFK; encoded by the exons ATGGTTaactacttcaaaataattggaatttGG agattCATCTATACACTTCTATTCACGCTTCTATTGATGACTGAACATGCAAACTGCTGGCCGATAGAAATAAATGGAGTGGGTCAAGATTCAGTTAAAAACAATCCGATGCACAAAAGAAATGAGGGAGGATTTGGAGGTAGCATTAACTTTGGAGCTGGCATAGGTGTAAGAGGGTTTGGTGGTAGTATGACAACAGGCGGGTCAGGAGAGCTAGGTATTAGCATATCAAATGGAAGAGTCGGTCAGTTTGATGGTAGTATAGCACATGAAGGAGATACTCATGATGGCATCGAAAGTGAAAGAACTGGAACTGGTGGTAGTATGACAAGTGGCGGAACTGGTAACAGTGCTGGTATTATAACAAGTGGAGGAACTGGTAACATTAATGGTATTATGACAAGTGGAGGAACTGGTAACAGTGCTGGTATCATAACAAGTGGAGGAACTGGTTACATAAGTGGTATTAAGACAAATGAAGAAACAGAAATTATTCATAGAAGTATGGGAAGTAAAAAAACTAAGCTAAGTGGTAGTTTAGTAAACGTAGGATCTCAAATGTTTATAGGCGGTATAACAAGTAATTTACTCGGTGGGTCTGAAGGTAATATGGCAAATTTAGGAACTGGTAGTGGCATAGCTAATGAAAGAACTGGGATTGAGAGTAGTATTACTAATGACGGAACTAGTGATATTGATGGCATAAGGAAAGAATCAGGAACTATCGAAAATAAACATGATGTTAGTAGAGTTATTGATGGATCGAAAGCGTCAGATAGAAGTATAGCAAGTGGAATATCTATAGGGTTTGAAAGTAACATGGCGATTGCAGCATCTGAAGCGTTAGAAGGAAACTTAACAAGTGTGGGCCCTGATGCTGTCGGTAGTAGTATGACAAATGGAGGAACGGGCTTTAATAGTCATAAAACTAGCGAAGTAGCTGAAGGTAGTAAACAGATCAAGTTAACTGAAGGATTTGAAGAAAACGATGGTAACCTGTCAAATGCAGTATTTAGAAGCACTGATGGAAGTATAGCAGATAGACAAACTAAGGTCGATGCtgatagaaaaaatgaattaactgAAGTTGTTGATTCTAGCATGATAAGCCGAAAATCTGAAAGTATTGATAGTAGGCATGTAAGCGGTGGAATTGATAGTATTATATTGAATAAAGAAACTGGAAGTATTGATGGCAGCCTGTTAAGTGAAGCATCAGAAAATATTCATAGAAGTAATCCAAATGTAAAAACTAAACTTGATGGTAGCCTAACAAGCGAAGAATCTAAAGGGTATGTTGGTAAAATAGCCAGTGAAAGATCTGAAGGGTTTGAAACTGTCATTAAAAgggaaagaattgaaaaatttgatgataGCAAAACAAGCGTGAGTACTGGAAAGTTTTATGATAGCAAAACAAGTGGAAGTTCTGGAGACCTTAATACTAGTAAATTAGGTAGCAGCCTGTTAAGTGAAGTATCAGAAAATATTCATAGAAGTAATCCAAATGTAAAACCTAAACTTGATGGTAGTCTAACAAGCGAAGGATCTAACGGGTATGTTGGTAAAATAGCTCGTGAACGATCTGAAGGGTTTGAAACTGTCATGaaaagtgaaagaattgaaaaatttgatgataGCAAAACAAGCGTAAGAACTGGAAAGTTTTATGATAGCAAATCAAGTGGGAGTTCTGGAGACCTTAATGGTAGTAAATTAGGTGGAGGATCTGTGAACTATAGGGACAATGTGGCAAATGAGAGGTCTAGAGTGTTTGACGGAAGTATGGAAAGTGGAGGGTCTGAACGGATTGATAATAGCATGGTCAATGGAGGACGTGAAGAAGCTGATGGCAGAATGATAATTGGTGGCACCGGAAGGTTTGGTGGTATTATAGCTAGTGGAGGATTTGAAGTGTTTGGTAATAATATGGAAGGTATTAAGTCTGGAGATAAGGAAagagaagttttatttaaaagcaaatcaaGTGATTTAGGATTAAAAGGCATTTTAGGAGGTGGAACTGTAGGATTTAATAACTTCGCGAGGATTGAGAATTTAGAGCACGAAACTGGTAATCCAGCACCTTTTGGTATTGGTAATCAAAATGGACTAAACAAAGCAAATGGAGAATTAAGAAACAGTATGAATTCGGCGACAATGCGTACAAGAATACctgaaaatggaatttttgcAAATGGAGGAATTATATCACGGAATGGTGGCCTTTCAAGGGGGGTGTTAATAAGAAATGGAGGTATTTCAGACGGCTTTTTGGCAAGAGGTGATAGAATCATGAGTGATGGACTGTCTATGGGAGCTCTAGGAGGTGGATTTTCGCAAAAAATGAACTCTTTTGGAGGCGCAATCCCACAAGGTGCTATAGTAGGATCTACAGGCTACAGGGGAAGGATAAATAATCTTTCTCCAGTTATTTCACGTTGCACGCATCATGGCTCAGAAGGATGTTCGACGAAGGTAGAACATACTCCTAGAAATGGTTTATCCGTGACTGGACAAAGTCGATCTATGCTAGACACGAGAACTGAGGACaatcttaaaacatttcattcaataaacaaaattaaattccttgtgcctcacaaaatattcaaatga
- the LOC107452332 gene encoding large ribosomal subunit protein uL16, translating to MGRRPARCYRYCKNKPYPKSRFCRGVPDPKIRIFDLGRKKAKVDELPLCIHLVSNEFEQISSEALEAGRICANKYLVKMCGKDSFHLRMRLHPFHVIRINKMLSCAGADRLQTGMRGAFGKPQGTVARVNIGQVMMSVRAKDQHKEHVIEALRRAKFKYPGRQKIHVSKKWGFTKWERAAFEEMRADGRLKPDGAYCHYFNNHGPFSVWVDVQRELRGLD from the exons ATGGGTCGCCGCCCTGCAagatg cTATCGTTACTGTAAAAACAAGCCATATCCTAAATCTAGATTTTGTAGAGGTGTACCCG atcctaaaatcagaatttttgatCTTGGAAGGAAGAAGGCAAAAGTAGATGAACTCCCATTGTGCATTCATCTGGTCTCCAATGAGTTTGAGCAAATTTCATCTGAGGCTCTAGAAGCTGGAAGAATCTGCGCcaacaaatatttagtaaaaatgtgcGGCAAGGATTCTTTCCATTTGAGGATGCGGCTACATCCATTCCATGTCAtcagaataaacaaaatgttatcgTGTGCTGGAGCTGATAG GCTCCAGACTGGTATGAGGGGTGCTTTTGGCAAGCCACAAGGTACTGTAGCTCGAGTTAACATTGGCCAGGTGATGATGTCTGTTAGAGCTAAAGATCAGCATAAAGAACATGTAATTGAAGCTTTGAGGAGAGCTAAGTTCAAGTATCCTGGACGTCAAAAg ATCCACGTATCCAAGAAATGGGGATTCACGAAATGGGAGAGAGCAGCTTTTGAAGAAATGAGAGCTGATGGCAGATTAAAACCAGATGGCGCATACTGCCATTACTTTAACAATCATGGGCCTTTCAGTGTGTGGGTTGATGTGCAGCGTGAATTGAGAGGACTTGATTAA